The Telopea speciosissima isolate NSW1024214 ecotype Mountain lineage unplaced genomic scaffold, Tspe_v1 Tspe_v1.0604, whole genome shotgun sequence genome has a window encoding:
- the LOC122648220 gene encoding uncharacterized protein LOC122648220 encodes MTQAGSTRRLQLSGLEELRNDAYESSRISKDRTKAFHDKHIVRKSFAPNQRVWLFNSKLRLFPGKLRSQWDGPFVVVSVTPYGAIEIRNRQNGKTFKVNGQRLKPYADGQLIESLDLVNVDYDYASDGLP; translated from the coding sequence atgacTCAGGCTGGTTCCACTCGCCGTCTCCAACTATCTGGATTGGAGGAGTTGCGCAATGATGCCTATGAGAGCTCACGCATCTCTAAGGATCGAACTAAGGCGTTTCATGATAAACACATAGTTCGGAAGTCCTTTGCGCCTAATCAGCGTGTCTggctctttaattctaaattacgTTTATTCCCCGGGAAATTGAGATCTCAGTGGGATGGGCCTTTTGTGGTTGTATCTGTCACACCTTATGGTGCTATTGAGATCAGGAATCGACAGAACGGGAAAACCTTCAAGGTTAACGGTCAAAGACTGAAACCCTATGCTGATGGCCAATTAATTGAGTCTTTAGACCTAGTGAATGTAGACTATGATTATGCTTCTGATGGACTACCCTGA